The region ATCAAGCAGGTATATCGAAGTAAGTTAGCAGAAAAGCCCTTTCTACCTGTTCGTCAGTAGAAGGGCCAAGCGCTACTCTATAAAGTAACTTTGCTTTCTTCCTTGAAGACGAGATCTACGATGCTTGAACAGCACGAAGGAGACCCGTCACTGCCGACGTTCTTCATTTCTTCCAGAGTAATCTGTTTTTACGATCAGCTGAGAGAAAGAGGGGGAGAGCATGAAGAACACTCTCAGCCCCGCGCCATCGAATTTGCAAGTACATCCGGAAAGAATTTTCCGCCAAAGCGCAAAACCTTGGATAAGCCCGGAACAACCCGCTTTTTGTTTTTCTCCATCCCTTTGAGGCCATGCTTTACGAGCGTATCTAGGCTCATGCTGGGAATGGGACCTTCGTTTTCAGGTAGAAGGTTTGTTTCCGCAACGAGAGGAGGGACAAGCTCCATAACGTGAATATTTTTCCCAGCTTTCTTGAGTTGGATTCTTAGAGCGTCAGAAAACATATGCACTCCCGCCTTTGTTGCCGAATAAACGGGATGAAGGGGTGAAGTGACGTAGGAAAGACCAGAGCTTACCGTTACAATCATCGCTTCACTTTGTTGGGCTAATTGGGGGAGCAGCGCTTCAGTCATCCAGATGGTCCCGTTTAAGTTTGTTTGAATCTCGGCCGTAGTTCTCTCCAAATCAAGGCTATCGTCTATCAATTTGAATTCACGCATAATCCCTGCCGAATTGAATAGGATTGAGGCTTCAGGATAGCGGTCACGTAGAAATGCGGCCATTTCACGAACAGAGCCCGGATTGGAAACATCTCCTTGTAGTCCAATGAGCCCCTTATGTTTTTTCGTTACTTGATTAAGGGTT is a window of Bacillus horti DNA encoding:
- a CDS encoding SDR family oxidoreductase, which encodes MELLNRTIIVTGGTSGIGLAFALKFLSGGNKVIVIGRNQTTLNQVTKKHKGLIGLQGDVSNPGSVREMAAFLRDRYPEASILFNSAGIMREFKLIDDSLDLERTTAEIQTNLNGTIWMTEALLPQLAQQSEAMIVTVSSGLSYVTSPLHPVYSATKAGVHMFSDALRIQLKKAGKNIHVMELVPPLVAETNLLPENEGPIPSMSLDTLVKHGLKGMEKNKKRVVPGLSKVLRFGGKFFPDVLANSMARG